A genomic stretch from Pochonia chlamydosporia 170 chromosome 4, whole genome shotgun sequence includes:
- a CDS encoding eukaryotic translation initiation factor 2A (similar to Coccidioides immitis RS XP_001246721.1) has translation MASPLQFAYRTQKTIGVFDAAPVYQPLAGFVKPEGNLRCSAYSPCGRFFGWATPESVTVVDTSTGNVVLVLPIVNVYELGFSPLGTFVITWERPSKDEAGDATKNLKIWRTVEEGVAGADKQPIGRFVQKQQGGWNLQYTADEKYCARLVTNEVQFYQSHDLVTVWNKLRVEGAANFALAPGSQNHAVAVFVPERKGQPAVVKVYNVPLFQNPISQKTFFKGDKVQFKWNKRGSSLLVLAQTDVDRSGKSYYGETTLYLLSTNGAFDARVTLDKEGPIHDVSWSPNSREFGVVYGYMPAKATIFNDRAVAKYSFPLGPRNTITFSPSARFVLVAGFGNLAGQIDVYDLEKDYRKVCTIESGNPSVCEWSPDSRYIMTATTSPRLRVDNGVKLWHVGGTIMYNEDMVELYNVLWRPSAPENVAGGDPLNPVPSPHTSAAAYLGTVKTPSKPAGAYRPPGARGLATPLHFKREDEGGAAHFVSNGTQNVGPNGFGRPRRGVPGAEPAEGSQPNAKSVPGAEPLGDDGAKKNKKKRGKKNHQEGRPAEAEPNGGASLAPYDNRAPGSGRSPERRGPPNSNGRDHRSRSRNNGGSRSRSNTHHGQRFNPGQQNNYPAQNQGGAPVAAPAIDAGQSANAKKVRSLQKKIRAIEDLEMRLAGGEKLEDTQVKKINTKSAVLRELEGLEREA, from the exons ATGGCATCTCCTTTGCAGTTCGCGTATCGGACCCAAAAGACCATTGGTGTCTTTGACGCCGCTCCGGTCTATCAGCCCCTCGCTGGGTTCGTCAAGCCCGAAGGGAATTTACGGTGCAGCGCATACTCACCTTGCGGCCGCTTCTTTGGCTGGGCCACTCCCGAGTCTGTAACCGTCGTCGACACCTCTACTGGCAACGTTGTACTCGTCTTGCCCATTGTCAACGTCTACGAGCTTGGTTTCTCCCCCCTAGGTACCTTTGTCATTACCTGGGAGCGACCAAGCAAGGATGAAGCTGGCGACGCTACCAAGAATCTCAAGATCTGGCGTACCGTCGAGGAGGGTGTCGCTGGAGCCGACAAACAGCCCATTGGTCGCTTTGTCCAGAAGCAACAAGGTGGCTGGAATCTTCAGTACACTGCTGATGAGAAGTACTGTGCTCGTCTGGTCACCAATGAAGTGCAATTTTACCAGAGCCACGATCTCGTCACCGTTTGGAATAAGCTGAGGGTTGAGGGAGCCGCTAACTTCGCCCTCGCCCCTGGCAGCCAGAACCACGCCGTGGCTGTGTTTGTCCCCGAAAGAAAG GGCCAACCAGCCGTCGTCAAGGTCTACAACGTCCCGCTCTTCCAGAACCCCATCTCCCAAAAGACCTTTTTCAAAGGAGACAAAGTTCAGTTCAAATGGAACAAACGCGGTTCCTCCTTGCTTGTCCTGGCCCAGACAGATGTCGACAGATCTGGCAAGAGTTATTATGGCGAGACCACGCTGTACCTGCTTAGCACCAACGGCGCTTTTGATGCTCGCGTGACCCTCGACAAGGAAGGTCCTATTCATGATGTGTCTTGGTCACCAAACTCGCGCGAGTTTGGTGTCGTCTATGGCTACATGCCAGCAAaagccaccatcttcaacgaCCGAGCTGTGGCTAAATACTCCTTCCCTCTGGGTCCTCGCAACACCATTACGTTTTCCCCCAGTGCCCgctttgttcttgttgctggctttggcaacttggcaGGTCAGATCGATGTGTATGACTTGGAAAAGGACTACCGCAAGGTCTGCACCATTGAAAGTGGCAATCCCAGCGTGTGCGAATGGAGCCCTGATAGTCGATATATCATGACGGCCACGAcctcgcctcgcctccgTGTCGACAATGGCGTAAAGCTGTGGCACGTGGGCGGCACCATCATGTATAACGAAGATATGGTCGAGTTGTACAATGTTCTGTGGCGACCGTCGGCTCCTGAGAATGTGGCCGGCGGGGATCCGCTCAATCCTGTGCCCTCCCCTCACacctctgctgctgcctaCCTTGGTACGGTGAAGACGCCCAGCAAGCCTGCAGGAGCCTACCGACCTCCTGGTGCTAGGGGCCTTGCTACACCACTTCACTTCAAGCGTGAAGACGAGGGTGGTGCCGCTCACTTCGTGAGCAACGGAACGCAGAATGTTGGACCCAATGGCTTTGGCCGCCCTCGCCGAGGAGTCCCTGGCGCCGAACCTGCGGAAGGCTCACAGCCCAATGCCAAGAGTGTCCCTGGTGCTGAGCCGTTGggtgacgatggcgccaagaagaacaagaagaagcgcgGCAAGAAGAACCACCAAGAGGGCCGACCTGCTGAGGCAGAGCCCAATGGTGGTGCTAGCCTTGCTCCATACGACAACCGTGCCCCTGGATCTGGTAGGAGCCCCGAACGTCGCGGCCCGCCTAACAGCAACGGCCGAGACCACCGAAGCCGATCAAGGAACAACGGTGGTAGCCGCAGCAGAAGCAACACTCACCACGGACAGCGATTCAACCCTGGTCAACAGAACAACTACCCTGCGCAGAACCAAGGCGGCGCGCCCGTCGCGGCTCCTGCGATTGATGCTGGCCAGagtgccaatgccaagaaggtTCGCAGCCTCCAGAAGAAGATTCGTGCGATCGAGGATTTGGAAATGCGACTTGCTGGTGGGGAGAAGCTCGAAGATACACAAGTCAAGAaaatcaacaccaagtcagCTGTATTGAGAGAGCTCGAAGGTTTGGAGAGGGAGGCATAA
- a CDS encoding prefoldin subunit (similar to Metarhizium robertsii ARSEF 23 XP_011410691.1) — MPSLLNSALIGLSVSQGAYAWGKLGHATVAYIAQHYLSSEAASWAKGVLGDTSDSYLANIASWADDYRATAAGKWSAPLHFIDAEDSPPKSCNVDYNRDCGNKGCSISAMANYTQRVGSKSLSKANVAEALKFLVHFTGDLTQPLHDEAYEVGGNDIKVTFDGYKDNLHADWDTYIPEKLVGGGALTDAQKWADDLVKEITSGTYKSQAAGWIKGDDIGDVVTTATRWASDANAFVCSVVMPNGSEPLQKGDLYPTYYNSVIDTVELQVAKGGYRLGNWLNTIYKTTIAKREVGVAGVVKVEPAELPDLMGRDFLPEPRPLSRAKLARAAMEGDCCGKGREGHKH, encoded by the exons ATgccctccctcctcaactcCGCTCTCATCGGCTTGTCCGTCTCACAAGGCGCATATGCCTGGGGTAAACTCGGCCACGCTACTGTCGCTTATATTGCGCAACACTATTTGTCTTCGGAAGCGGCATCATG GGCCAAAGGTGTTCTCGGCGATACATCCGACTCTTATCTAGCCAACATTGCCTCATGGGCTGACGATTATCGTGCCACAGCCGCAGGCAAATGGTCCGCGCCGTTGCACTTCATCGATGCTGAGGACAGTCCTCCCAAGAGTTGCAATGTCGACTACAACCGCGACTGCGGCAACAAGGGATGCTCTATTTCCGCCATGGCCAACTATACGCAGCGCGTTGGGAGTAAAAGCTTGAGCAAGGCTAATGTTGCTGAGGCGCTCAAGTTTCTTGTTCACTTCACCGGAGACTTGACGCAGCCCTTGCATGATGAAGCTTACGAAGTTGGCGGCAACGACATCAAGGTCACTTTTGACGGATACAAGGACAATCTGCACGCTGACTGGGATACTTATATCCCTGAAAAGCTGGTTGGCGGCGGCGCTTTGACGGATGCGCAGAAATGGGCTGACGATCTGGTCAAGGAGATTACGTCTGGCACTTACAAGTCCCAGGCTGCCGGTTGGATCAAAGGAGACGATATTGGAGATGTTGTCACCACGGCTACCAGGTGGGCTTCGGATGCCAACGCTTTTGTTTGCTCTGTGGTGATGCCCAACGGCTCGGAACCTTTGCAGAAGGGCGACTTGTATCCAACCTATTACAACTCCGTCATTGACACCGTCGAGCTTCAGGTTGCCAAGGGGGGATATCGTCTCGGAAACTGGCTCAACACTATCTACAAgaccaccattgccaagagAGAAGTTGGGGTGGCTGGGGTTGTAAAGGTCGAGCCCGCGGAATTGCCTGATCTCATGGGTCGCGATTTTCTCCCAGAGCCTCGCCCCCTGAGCCGTGCAAAGCTTGCGAGAGCGGCGATGGAGGGCGATTGTTGTGGAAAGGGTCGCGAGGGGCACAAGCATTAG
- a CDS encoding C6 zinc finger domain-containing protein (similar to Beauveria bassiana ARSEF 2860 XP_008594420.1), with protein sequence MTCKFERPQEPKQADYHTSDLIKKQDQDADYYPVENPTSPFTQLLNSLQSGLSFSLAHNLRDASMAYFLTSYIYATPFQGYVPLLCLDDPDLEDACSITISATALAAYSRRVRSAEYLESARQKYAIALSEVNKLLSKPETAILDRTLASVLVLGLFEAIVFEGGKSPTSWTAHTFGSMQLLRLRGPQQFKSTVSRKMFAHASNNIKTSCIQRSVPVPDDFIAFDEQVLVLHDPNEPTVKLSPMIHQVASIKARSIASPDCNLVHEALSLDHEIVTLCKNCPSWMAYSVEPASDSAAWAYERICHRYPSARIAKLWNAIRLLRIFLAVFIRDVATGQLDCGLSRLNLPDSKVTREKYLSQLHQYAEDNMRIVTTEVLASIPSFMETDDFGRRFSPAGRSLAWPLGIIENTKICGTSAQKYAYKYLDMLAGDLNLPQAVHPSRFVDSREDW encoded by the coding sequence ATGACTTGCAAGTTTGAGAGGCCGCAGGAGCCCAAGCAGGCAGACTATCACACTAGTGACTTGATAAAGAAGCAGGACCAAGATGCAGATTATTACCCCGTCGAGAATCCTACATCACCATTCACTCAACTTTTAAACTCGCTGCAGTCAGGTCTCTCATTTTCTCTAGCCCACAACCTGCGGGATGCCTCCATGGCCTACTTCCTCACATCGTACATCTACGCTACTCCCTTTCAAGGATACGTCCCTTTGCTCTGCCTAGATGATCCGGACCTCGAGGATGCATGCTCAATCACCATCTCTGCCACAGCGCTGGCCGCTTATTCACGACGGGTCAGATCGGCGGAATATCTGGAATCTGCGAGGCAAAAATACGCCATAGCCTTGAGTGAAGTCAACAAGCTGCTGTCGAAGCCTGAAACCGCGATACTGGATAGAACCCTGGCATCCGTCTTAgtccttggcttgtttgaggCCATTGTCTTTGAAGGAGGCAAGTCACCTACCAGCTGGACTGCTCACACTTTTGGTTCTATGCAACTCCTTCGGTTACGGGGTCCCCAGCAGTTCAAGTCGACCGTCTCCCGGAAGATGTTTGCCCatgccagcaacaacatcaagacCAGTTGTATCCAAAGAAGCGTCCCCGTTCCGGACGACTTTATCGCCTTCGATGAGCAGGTCCTAGTCCTTCATGACCCTAATGAGCCAACTGTCAAGCTGTCGCCTATGATCCATCAAGTCGCCTCGATCAAGGCAAGGTCAATAGCTAGCCCGGACTGCAATCTAGTTCACGAGGCCCTGAGCCTAGATCACGAGATCGTAACTCTTTGCAAGAATTGTCCTTCCTGGATGGCGTATAGCGTCGAACCCGCTTCCGATTCCGCAGCCTGGGCGTATGAACGTATTTGTCATCGTTATCCCAGCGCGCGCATCGCCAAATTATGGAACGCTATTCGACTGCTTCGTATATTCCTAGCCGTCTTCATCCGAGACGTGGCTACCGGGCAACTTGATTGCGGCCTATCAAGACTTAACCTTCCAGACTCGAAAGTAACTCGAGAAAAATACCTCTCTCAGCTTCACCAATACGCCGAAGACAATATGAGGATAGTCACGACAGAAGTGCTGGCAAGCATCCCAAGCTTTATGGAAACCGACGATTTCGGACGACGCTTCTCGCCGGCGGGTAGGAGTCTTGCTTGGCCGCTGGGTATCATCGAGAACACCAAAATCTGCGGGACTTCAGCCCAGAAGTACGCTTACAAGTACTTGGACATGCTTGCCGGGGATTTAAATCTGCCCCAGGCTGTACATCCATCACGATTTGTTGATTCCCGAGAAGACTGGTAA
- a CDS encoding CP2 transcription factor (similar to Neosartorya fischeri NRRL 181 XP_001263342.1), whose protein sequence is MFRQRTSSQKPGDDLLANFRQQFPEVAAVTSEGSAPTITQPTSTVDNPTINLPPQDPRAQNVENDAFRDQDPTPRASHEPWRFTPSLLDPNSYAFNAFANAQPGYYTPTPGGNNTLFHSQAGDLHTPTLGAGGIGTPLSMPNSGDPLHSGAAVMDMSGFQALQPHQFHHFNPFIQGAQPVQQAFAPTSFVHQDTGYETMEQDGVMLEAPPPEHRVPSMAPTALQQQKIVSRMQMSHALPPNAEKFRFHSTLNAPTAMIKHADEIPITYLNKGQAYSLSVVDTSGTVPVQPGTKYRTFVRVSFEEEEQRQKPSVCWGLWKEGRGTNEAHQRGGKLQAVEYVEAGQPAETDDKRPRIEVESSSFDGFCVTWTPGANGSPEINLAVRFNFLSTDFSHSKGVKGIPVRLCAKTSQIPADGSPKEAETNPEVCFCKVKLFRDHGAERKLSNDIAHVKKSIDKLKQQLAQIESGMKDVGKRKRISNAAKGSDPQRPGKVQKHKRTWSMSSASSAGAGGNRMTLEEDLQIKLQTLQDMFTSTRPISILYLRGEDLDNPDLHPVSLPGDMSPPNKLEVSREGPNWQARSTKSSVTGSMISPSPSSLSLASQASGMWQNIDNAASGKTFEQLSRVTRTDESGTLSGWIEALGVDPSYRPPPEQAEKPVACFYVQYHDKSEQEKPTYHRAIYLSKRTLEEFHGRIASKWGVEPAKVLRSIHVLQGGGLEIEMDDDVIRELKEGQDMRLEIEEVVEPPTQTKREWEMSIDETITDSDDVAPPAKGYVLRLIF, encoded by the exons ATGTTTCGGCAAAG AACAAGCTCACAAAAGCCGGGCGATGACCTGTTGGCAAACTTCAGGCAACAATTTCCTGAAGTTGCGGCGGTTACCTCAGAAGGGTCTGCCCCAACCATTACCCAGCCAACTTCCACCGTCGACAACCCGACCATCAATCTTCCTCCCCAAGATCCGAG GGCCCAAAATGTTGAAAACGACGCATTTCGAGATCAAGATCCGACGCCTCGAGCGTCTCATGAGCCATGGAGATTTACACCCTCTCTCCTAGACCCGAACTCCTATGCGTTTAACGCATTTGCCAATGCGCAACCTGGCTACTATACGCCTACTCCAGGAGGTAACAACACCCTCTTTCACTCACAAGCAGGGGATTTGCATACGCCAACACTAGGAGCTGGAGGCATAGGCACGCCGCTATCCATGCCAAACTCCGGTGACCCTCTCCATTCCGGTGCTGCTGTCATGGACATGTCTGGATTCCAAGCGTTGCAACCACATCAGTTCCATCACTTCAATCCATTCATCCAGGGAGCACAACCTGTCCAACAAGCCTTTGCACCTACTTCATTTGTTCATCAAGACACTGGCTACGAGACTATGGAACAGGATGGTGTTATGTTggaagcaccaccaccagagcACCGCGTGCCGTCTATGGCGCCAACGGCcctgcagcagcaaaagatTGTCAGTCGCATGCAGATGAGCCATGCCCTTCCACCGAACGCCGAGAAATTTCGCTTTCATTCCACGCTAAATGCACCTACCGCCATGATCAAACATGCAGACGAAATCCCAATTACCTACCTCAACAAAGGACAGGCGTATTCACTCTCTGTTGTTGATACAAGCGGAACAGTTCCGGTGCAACCAGGTACCAAGTACAGAACGTTTGTGCGTGTGTCAttcgaggaagaagagcaaagaCAGAAGCCCAGTGTTTGTTGGGGTCTGTGGAAAGAGGGCAGAGGCACCAATGAGGCTCATCAAAGAGGTGGCAAGCTTCAGGCTGTTGAGTATGTCGAGGCGGGCCAGCCTGCAGAGACCGATGATAAGCGACCACGAATCGAAGTGGAAAGCTCCTCCTTTGACGGGTTTTGCGTTACTTGGACTCCCGGAGCCAACGGTTCCCCCGAAATTAACCTTGCTGTCCGATTTAACTTTTTGTCCACCGACTTCAGTCACTCAAAAGGCGTCAAGGGTATTCCTGTACGACTTTGTGCAAAAACCAGTCAAATCCCCGCCGACGGCTCCCCGAAAGAGGCCGAAACGAATCCCGAGGTTTGCTTTTGCAAAGTGAAACTCTTCCGAGACCATGGAGCTGAGAGGAAACTTTCCAACGATATCGCCCACGTAAAGAAGTCTATcgacaagctgaagcagcaACTTGCACAGATTGAAAGCGGTATGAAGGACGTGGGAAAACGAAAACGAATAAGCAATGCTGCCAAAGGAAGCGATCCTCAACGACCAGGCAAGGTGCAGAAGCACAAACGGAcctggtccatgtcttctGCTAGCTCTGCCGGAGCAGGTGGAAATCGGATGACACTGGAGGAAGACTTACAGATCAAGTTGCAGACACTGCAAGACATGTTTACGAGCACAAGGCCAATCAGCATACTTTACCTGCGAGGCGAGGATCTCGACAACCCCGACCTCCATCCCGTGTCTCTTCCCGGGGACATGTCTCCTCCAAACAAGCTGGAGGTGTCCCGTGAAGGGCCCAATTGGCAAGCTCGCAGCACGAAATCCTCGGTCACTGGGTCAATGATTTCCCCGTCTCCCAGCTCCCTGTCCCTGGCCTCTCAGGCGTCTGGTATGTGGCAAAATATCGATAACGCTGCTTCGGGGAAGACGTTTGAACAACTATCCCGAGTCACCCGTACAGATGAGTCTGGTACGTTGAGCGGATGGATTGAGGCTCTTGGCGTCGATCCGTCATATCGGCCTCCGCCGGAACAAGCTGAAAAGCCGGTTGCTTGCTTTTATGTGCAATATCACGACAAGTCCGAACAAGAGAAGCCGACCTACCACCGGGCTATTTATCTCTCGAAGCGAACTTTGGAAGAATTCCATGGCAGGATTGCCAGCAAATGGGGCGTTGAACCAGCCAAGGTCTTACGGTCGATACACGTACTACAGGGAGGAGGGTTGGAAATTGAgatggacgatgatgttATTCGCGAGCTGAAGGAAGGTCAAGATATGCGCCTAGAAATCGAGGAAGTTGTCGAACCGCCTACACAGACCAAGCGCGAATGGGAGATGTCGATTGACGAAACAATAACTGACAGCGACGACGTTGCGCCTCCTGCCAAAGGCTACGTTCTTAGGCTGATTTTTTGA
- a CDS encoding MFS transporter (similar to Neosartorya fischeri NRRL 181 XP_001258918.1) translates to MASDPEKAPAATSAGDGNQLEAFPSSSSLSSSLDTESPQLEAIKTSHTNRSRRSIASQRLDVNDPYENLEHCITPDVETEAERMAREPITYTRTGTSIGSTASRPPEFEVYFEESDPENPRNWPLWYRCWCIFCVSFATWVATLYSTSYTSSTPGLIEDFGSTTTIVTLGMTTYLLGLAAGSLVVAPLSELYGRQIVYIVCLCLWAILIVPCGLAQSLTTIIVVRFIGAFFGAVMISNAPGSVVDVSNPDYLARSMSLFGVAPLNGPVTGPIIGGFVFQYLGWRWANWIVLIMAGLAIALMCTVKETYAPKILQRKAARMRKEMDDPRYWCQYDQKVSTLHLLKVNLSRPFILFATEPILWFMNFWISIIYGILYLCFVAYPVVFSEHRGWGPGISGLAFCGIGIGTLTAIAAEPLFRHIIHSQPRDPETGKPYPEAQASIMAIGAVCTAVGQIGFSWTCLPKSIHWAAPIAFGIPFGCGNTISFIYGSNYIAGAYGIYAASALAGNAVIRSIFGGALPLAGPQMYKALTPQWAGTLLGLLEVAIIPIPFIFWRYGSKIRAKSRTIRQLREDQDRLDEKRARGLARIERRAARLQAENATRTDEKRTEKDAVRTDEVDAVKKSE, encoded by the exons ATGGCATCAGATCCCGAAAAGGCTCCTGCCGCGACTTCAGCGGGAGATGGGAATCAACTAGAAGCCTttccatcctcgtcttcgctctcttcttctttggacACCGAGTCGCCGCAACTTGAGGCCATCAAAACATCGCACACTAATCGCAGTCGACGATCTATTGCATCCCAACGGCTTGATGTCAACGACCCTTATGAGAATCTCGAACATTGCATCACCCCAGATGTCGAAACTGAAGCTGAGCGTATGGCCAGGGAACCCATCACTTACACCCGCACTGGTACGAGTATCGGCAGTACGGCTTCTCGCCCGCCAGAATTCGAGGTCTATTTTGAAGAGAGTGACCCCGAAAATCCTAGGAATTGGCCATTGTGGTACCGATGTTGGTGCATCTTTTGTGTCTCCTTTGCGACTTGGGTTGCCACCTTGTATAGTACCAGTTACACATCTTCCACTCCCGGCTTAATTGAAGATTTTGgctcaacaaccacaatcGTCACACTTGGCATGACGACGTATCTTCTGGGCCTCGCCGCCGGTAGTCTGGTTGTTGCTCCCCTGAGTGAACTTTATGGTCGCCAAATTGTCTATATTGTGTGTCTCTGCTTGTGGGCAATTCTCATCGTTCCATGCGGTCTTGCGCAGTCGCTGACCACCATTATTGTTGTGCGATTCATTGG TGCATTCTTTGGCGCCGTCATGATTTCCAATGCCCCAGGCAGCGTTGTAGATGTCTCAAACCCCGACTATCTCGCCCGAAGCATGTCTCTCTTTGGTGTCGCACCTCTCAACGGGCCAGTGACAGGACCCATCATCGGTGGATTTGTGTTTCAATACCTAGGATGGCGTTGGGCCAACTGGATTGTCCTCATCATGGCTGGACTGGCCATAGCTCTCATGTGCACTGTCAAGGAAACATATGCGCCCAAGATCCTTCAGCGCAAAGCCGCGAGGATGAGAAAGGAGATGGATGACCCTAGATATTGGTGTCAGTACGACCAAAAAGTATCGACCTTGCACTTGCTCAAAGTAAACCTGAGCCGACCATTTATTCTCTTTGCCACGGAGCCCATTTTATGGTTTATGAATTTCTG GATCTCCATCATTTACGGGATTTTGTATCTTTGCTTTGTTGCGTATCCGGTAGTATTCTCAGAACACAGAGGATGGGGGCCAGGTATCTCAGGACTGGCCTTCTGTGGTATTGGCATCGGGACCTTGACCGCCATCGCTGCAGAACCGCTGTTTCGACACATAATCCATTCGCAACCACGGGACCCAGAGACGGGCAAACCATACCCGGAAGCCCAagcctccatcatggcaattGGTGCTGTCTGCACGGCCGTTGGCCAAATTGGATTCTCATGGACATGTCTACCGAAATCCATTCACTGGGCTGCTCCCATCGCCTTCGGCATCCCGTTTGGATGCGGCAACACCATCAGCTTCATTTACGGATCCAACTACATCGCCGGTGCCTATGGCATCTACGCAGCCAGCGCCTTGGCTGGTAATGCCGTCATCAGGAgcatctttggcggcgctCTGCCCCTGGCTGGCCCGCAAATGTATAAAGCACTCACACCCCAATGGGCAGGGACATTGCTCGGCTTGCTAGAGGTTGCTATTATCCCCATCCCTTTCATTTTCTGGAGATATGGGAGTAAAATTCGAGCAAAGAGCCGAACAATTCGACAACTGCGGGAGGATCAAGATCGGCTTGACGAAAAAAGAGCAAGGGGCCTTGCTAGAATTGAGAGACGAGCAGCCAGACTGCAGGCCGAAAATGCTACCAGGACGGACGAGAAAAGGACTGAAAAGGATGCAGTCAGGACGGATGAGGTAGATGCCGTCAAGAAGAGTGAATGA
- a CDS encoding mitochondrial substrate carrier protein (similar to Metarhizium robertsii ARSEF 23 XP_007820827.1), with amino-acid sequence MTSRTTFTDHKDTYQAALISLFSGKPEDTEQDLSKLLAPNFTQRDEDGTRDFAAIVAHMRWLRENVPNVTLTITRFLRDGSQIADMHIGLTTLEDGTVLKSETYMFGEVADDGRLLSLVETVNQIKD; translated from the coding sequence ATGACTTCGCGAACAACCTTCACCGATCACAAAGACACATACCAAGCTGCGCTCATCAGTCTATTCTCCGGTAAACCAGAAGACACAGAACAAGATTTATCTAAACTACTTGCCCCCAACTTTACACAACGAGACGAAGACGGCACCCGAGACTTTGCCGCCATTGTAGCCCACATGCGATGGCTGCGAGAGAATGTGCCCAATGTCACTCTAACCATTACTCGATTCTTGCGTGATGGTTCCCAGATAGCTGACATGCACATTGGATTGACTACACTGGAAGACGGAACAGTTTTGAAATCCGAAACATACATGTTTGGAGAggttgctgatgatggacGACTGCTTTCTCTTGTAGAAACCGTCAACCAAATCAAGGACTAG
- a CDS encoding transcription factor Rba50 (similar to Cordyceps militaris CM01 XP_006666481.1) — MDPTLLIGDIVERDSKEKKPVKFPDAPTSSAGFPQHKRRWNNSTFKQQRAGNFAKKEPVAESNGRDGAPGSANQKVEAAQDFDQMERQRIDQENRQKLSAMTPQEIAQAQEDIMTGLNPGLIQRLLQRATIDEPTSPSPFDLPNDENKTQMQPEKLAETSPPVIKIADSEQSRDEQPSAKTPNNASTSGSKETIRPSSKNIADDYDEDRAPKQIPSDLFPITDQPTSTHFPVPPNLPDLDPSDPNFLATLHEKYFPNLPADPSKLAWMAPVPSEDSIADKDSSYYPHPEISVSALRFDFRGRFLSPRVSRSIPSTKGLHHHGEAPEAAGYTIAELARLARSAVPAQRCMAYQTLGRILYRLGKGEWGKTDNDPIAMGIWAAVKKGRVLESLMEAAAGEGGHRGSRAYATEALWLFERGGWKEKFKGR; from the coding sequence ATGGATCCAACTCTTCTAATAGGGGATATTGTGGAGAGGGACTcgaaagagaagaagccgGTAAAATTCCCTGATGCCCCGACGTCGTCTGCTGGATTTCCCCAACACAAGAGGCGATGGAACAACTCCACATTCAAACAACAAAGAGCTGGTAATTTTGCCAAGAAGGAACCTGTAGCTGAGTCGAACGGGAGAGATGGTGCACCGGGGAGCGCAAACCAGAAGGTTGAAGCTGCGCAGGACTTCGATCAGATGGAACGACAGCGCATCGACCAAGAAAACAGACAAAAACTGTCGGCAATGACACCACAGGAGATTGCACAAGCGCAGGAAGATATCATGACCGGGCTGAACCCTGGCCTCATCCAGCGCCTACTGCAACGCGCCACTATAGATGAGCCGACTTCTCCTTCGCCTTTTGATCTCCCAAATGACGAAAACAAGACGCAAATGCAGCCCGAGAAGTTGGCCGAGACCAGTCCTCCAGTGATTAAGATAGCCGATTCGGAACAGTCGCGTGACGAGCAGCCTTCAGCTAAAACACCCAATAATGCGTCAACGTCGGGCAGCAAAGAAACCATACGACCTTCGTCTAAGAATATTGCAGACGACTATGACGAAGACAGAGCACCCAAGCAAATTCCTTCAGATTTGTTCCCCATTACAGACCAACCGACGTCCACGCACTTCCCGGTTCCGCCTAACCTGCCGGATCTCGACCCGTCCGACCCCAACTTCCTCGCAACTCTTCACGAAAAATATTTCCCGAACCTCCCTGCAGACCCAAGCAAGCTCGCTTGGATGGCACCTGTGCCTAGCGAAGACAGCATCGCTGACAAAGATTCATCGTACTACCCACATCCCGAAATTTCCGTTTCCGCTCTTCGGTTTGATTTCCGCGGCCGTTTTCTCTCCCCCAGGGTTAGCCGCTCCATTCCTTCCACCAAGGGTCTACACCATCACGGAGAAGCACCGGAGGCAGCCGGCTACACCATTGCAGAACTCGCACGCCTAGCTAGGAGTGCTGTGCCGGCTCAACGCTGCATGGCTTATCAAACCCTCGGACGGATCTTGTACCGCCTAGGCAAAGGGGAGTGGGGCAAAACTGATAATGATCCTATTGCCATGGGCATATGGGCTGCTGTCAAGAAAGGCCGAGTGCTTGAGAGCTTAATGGAAGCCGCCGCTGGCGAGGGCGGTCATAGGGGCAGCAGGGCATATGCAACAGAAGCATTGTGGCTCTTTGAGAGGGGGGGCTGGAAAGAAAAGTTCAAAGGGCGATGA